The Panthera tigris isolate Pti1 chromosome F3, P.tigris_Pti1_mat1.1, whole genome shotgun sequence genome includes a window with the following:
- the HSD17B7 gene encoding 3-keto-steroid reductase/17-beta-hydroxysteroid dehydrogenase 7 isoform X2: MRKAVLVTGASRNGSKAEAVRAALLASRPLAEVSIVQVDVSDLQSVFRASRELKQRFQRLDYVYLNAGIMPNPQLNIKALFSGLFSRKVIHMFSTAEGLLTQEDKITADGLQEVFETNVFGHFILIQELAPLLCHSDSPSQLIWTSSRNARKSNFCLEDIQHSRGQEPYSSSKYAVDLLSVAVNRNFNSRGLYSSVVCPGTMVTNMTCGILPPFVWTLLMPIIWLLRFFANAFTLTPYNGTEALVWLFHQKPESLNPLTKYLSATTGFGSNYVMTQKMDLDEDTAEKFYQSLLELEKHVRATIQKRNHQS; encoded by the exons ATGCGGAAAGCGGTGTTGGTCACCGGGGCGAGCAG GAACGGGAGCAAAGCGGAAGCGGTCCGCGCGGCTCTGCTGGCCTCTCGCCCCCTCGCCGAGGTCAGCATCGTGCAGGTGGATGTCAGCGACCTGCAGTCGGTGTTCCGGGCTTCCCGGGAGCTCAAGCAAAG GTTTCAGAGATTAGACTATGTCTATCTGAATGCTGGGATCATGCCCAACCCACAGCTAAATATCAAAGCGCTTTTCTCTGGCCTCTTTTCAAG AAAAGTGATTCATATGTTCTCCACAGCTGAAGGATTGCTGACCCAGGAAGATAAGATCACTGCCGACGGGCTCCAGGAGGTGTTTGAGACCAACGTCTTTGGCCACTTCATCCTG ATTCAGGAACTGGCACCTCTCCTCTGTCACAGTGACAGTCCTTCCCAGCTTATCTGGACATCGTCTCGCAATGCAAGGAAATCGAATTTCTGCCTCGAGGACATCCAACACAGCAGAGGCCAGGAGCCCTACAGCTCCTCCAAGTACGCGGTTGACCTGCTCAGCGTGGCTGTGAACAGGAACTTCAACTCGCGG GGTCTGTATTCCAGTGTGGTGTGCCCGGGTACCATGGTGACCAATATGACGTGTGgaattctccctccctttgtgtGGACACTGCTGATGCCAATCATATGGCTG cttcGCTTTTTTGCAAATGCTTTCACTTTGACACCGTACAATGGAACAGAAGCCCTG GTATGGCTTTTCCACCAAAAGCCCGAGTCTCTCAATCCCCTGACCAAATACCTGAGCGCCACCACTGGCTTCGGAAGCAATTACGTAATGACCCAGAAG ATGGACCTAGATGAAGACACCGCTGAAAAATTTTACCAAAGCTTACTGGAACTGGAAAAGCACGTTAGGGCCAccattcaaaaaagaaatcatcagagCTGA
- the HSD17B7 gene encoding 3-keto-steroid reductase/17-beta-hydroxysteroid dehydrogenase 7 isoform X6 encodes MRKAVLVTGASSGVGLALCKRLLEEDHELHLCLACRNGSKAEAVRAALLASRPLAEVSIVQVDVSDLQSVFRASRELKQRFQRLDYVYLNAGIMPNPQLNIKALFSGLFSS; translated from the exons ATGCGGAAAGCGGTGTTGGTCACCGGGGCGAGCAG CGGCGTTGGCCTCGCCCTCTGCAAGCGGCTGCTGGAGGAGGACCACGAGCTGCACCTGTGTCTGGCCTGCAGGAACGGGAGCAAAGCGGAAGCGGTCCGCGCGGCTCTGCTGGCCTCTCGCCCCCTCGCCGAGGTCAGCATCGTGCAGGTGGATGTCAGCGACCTGCAGTCGGTGTTCCGGGCTTCCCGGGAGCTCAAGCAAAG GTTTCAGAGATTAGACTATGTCTATCTGAATGCTGGGATCATGCCCAACCCACAGCTAAATATCAAAGCGCTTTTCTCTGGCCTCTTTTCAAG CTGA
- the HSD17B7 gene encoding 3-keto-steroid reductase/17-beta-hydroxysteroid dehydrogenase 7 isoform X5: MRKAVLVTGASSGVGLALCKRLLEEDHELHLCLACRNGSKAEAVRAALLASRPLAEVSIVQVDVSDLQSVFRASRELKQRFQRLDYVYLNAGIMPNPQLNIKALFSGLFSRKVIHMFSTAEGLLTQEDKITADGLQEVFETNVFGHFILIQELAPLLCHSDSPSQLIWTSSRNARKSNFCLEDIQHSRGQEPYSSSKYAVDLLSVAVNRNFNSRGLYSSVVCPGTMVTNMTCGILPPFVWTLLMPIIWLVSDRHFCSYFLFDWGPKSFAFLQMLSL, from the exons ATGCGGAAAGCGGTGTTGGTCACCGGGGCGAGCAG CGGCGTTGGCCTCGCCCTCTGCAAGCGGCTGCTGGAGGAGGACCACGAGCTGCACCTGTGTCTGGCCTGCAGGAACGGGAGCAAAGCGGAAGCGGTCCGCGCGGCTCTGCTGGCCTCTCGCCCCCTCGCCGAGGTCAGCATCGTGCAGGTGGATGTCAGCGACCTGCAGTCGGTGTTCCGGGCTTCCCGGGAGCTCAAGCAAAG GTTTCAGAGATTAGACTATGTCTATCTGAATGCTGGGATCATGCCCAACCCACAGCTAAATATCAAAGCGCTTTTCTCTGGCCTCTTTTCAAG AAAAGTGATTCATATGTTCTCCACAGCTGAAGGATTGCTGACCCAGGAAGATAAGATCACTGCCGACGGGCTCCAGGAGGTGTTTGAGACCAACGTCTTTGGCCACTTCATCCTG ATTCAGGAACTGGCACCTCTCCTCTGTCACAGTGACAGTCCTTCCCAGCTTATCTGGACATCGTCTCGCAATGCAAGGAAATCGAATTTCTGCCTCGAGGACATCCAACACAGCAGAGGCCAGGAGCCCTACAGCTCCTCCAAGTACGCGGTTGACCTGCTCAGCGTGGCTGTGAACAGGAACTTCAACTCGCGG GGTCTGTATTCCAGTGTGGTGTGCCCGGGTACCATGGTGACCAATATGACGTGTGgaattctccctccctttgtgtGGACACTGCTGATGCCAATCATATGGCTGGTGAGTGACAGACACTTCTGCTCCTACTTTCTCTTCGACTGGGGACCCAAAAG cttcGCTTTTTTGCAAATGCTTTCACTTTGA
- the HSD17B7 gene encoding 3-keto-steroid reductase/17-beta-hydroxysteroid dehydrogenase 7 isoform X3 codes for MRKAVLVTGASSGVGLALCKRLLEEDHELHLCLACRNGSKAEAVRAALLASRPLAEVSIVQVDVSDLQSVFRASRELKQRFQRLDYVYLNAGIMPNPQLNIKALFSGLFSRKVIHMFSTAEGLLTQEDKITADGLQEVFETNVFGHFILIQELAPLLCHSDSPSQLIWTSSRNARKSNFCLEDIQHSRGQEPYSSSKYAVDLLSVAVNRNFNSRGLYSSVVCPGTMVTNMTCGILPPFVWTLLMPIIWLLRFFANAFTLTPYNGTEALMDLDEDTAEKFYQSLLELEKHVRATIQKRNHQS; via the exons ATGCGGAAAGCGGTGTTGGTCACCGGGGCGAGCAG CGGCGTTGGCCTCGCCCTCTGCAAGCGGCTGCTGGAGGAGGACCACGAGCTGCACCTGTGTCTGGCCTGCAGGAACGGGAGCAAAGCGGAAGCGGTCCGCGCGGCTCTGCTGGCCTCTCGCCCCCTCGCCGAGGTCAGCATCGTGCAGGTGGATGTCAGCGACCTGCAGTCGGTGTTCCGGGCTTCCCGGGAGCTCAAGCAAAG GTTTCAGAGATTAGACTATGTCTATCTGAATGCTGGGATCATGCCCAACCCACAGCTAAATATCAAAGCGCTTTTCTCTGGCCTCTTTTCAAG AAAAGTGATTCATATGTTCTCCACAGCTGAAGGATTGCTGACCCAGGAAGATAAGATCACTGCCGACGGGCTCCAGGAGGTGTTTGAGACCAACGTCTTTGGCCACTTCATCCTG ATTCAGGAACTGGCACCTCTCCTCTGTCACAGTGACAGTCCTTCCCAGCTTATCTGGACATCGTCTCGCAATGCAAGGAAATCGAATTTCTGCCTCGAGGACATCCAACACAGCAGAGGCCAGGAGCCCTACAGCTCCTCCAAGTACGCGGTTGACCTGCTCAGCGTGGCTGTGAACAGGAACTTCAACTCGCGG GGTCTGTATTCCAGTGTGGTGTGCCCGGGTACCATGGTGACCAATATGACGTGTGgaattctccctccctttgtgtGGACACTGCTGATGCCAATCATATGGCTG cttcGCTTTTTTGCAAATGCTTTCACTTTGACACCGTACAATGGAACAGAAGCCCTG ATGGACCTAGATGAAGACACCGCTGAAAAATTTTACCAAAGCTTACTGGAACTGGAAAAGCACGTTAGGGCCAccattcaaaaaagaaatcatcagagCTGA
- the HSD17B7 gene encoding 3-keto-steroid reductase/17-beta-hydroxysteroid dehydrogenase 7 isoform X1 — protein sequence MRKAVLVTGASSGVGLALCKRLLEEDHELHLCLACRNGSKAEAVRAALLASRPLAEVSIVQVDVSDLQSVFRASRELKQRFQRLDYVYLNAGIMPNPQLNIKALFSGLFSRKVIHMFSTAEGLLTQEDKITADGLQEVFETNVFGHFILIQELAPLLCHSDSPSQLIWTSSRNARKSNFCLEDIQHSRGQEPYSSSKYAVDLLSVAVNRNFNSRGLYSSVVCPGTMVTNMTCGILPPFVWTLLMPIIWLLRFFANAFTLTPYNGTEALVWLFHQKPESLNPLTKYLSATTGFGSNYVMTQKMDLDEDTAEKFYQSLLELEKHVRATIQKRNHQS from the exons ATGCGGAAAGCGGTGTTGGTCACCGGGGCGAGCAG CGGCGTTGGCCTCGCCCTCTGCAAGCGGCTGCTGGAGGAGGACCACGAGCTGCACCTGTGTCTGGCCTGCAGGAACGGGAGCAAAGCGGAAGCGGTCCGCGCGGCTCTGCTGGCCTCTCGCCCCCTCGCCGAGGTCAGCATCGTGCAGGTGGATGTCAGCGACCTGCAGTCGGTGTTCCGGGCTTCCCGGGAGCTCAAGCAAAG GTTTCAGAGATTAGACTATGTCTATCTGAATGCTGGGATCATGCCCAACCCACAGCTAAATATCAAAGCGCTTTTCTCTGGCCTCTTTTCAAG AAAAGTGATTCATATGTTCTCCACAGCTGAAGGATTGCTGACCCAGGAAGATAAGATCACTGCCGACGGGCTCCAGGAGGTGTTTGAGACCAACGTCTTTGGCCACTTCATCCTG ATTCAGGAACTGGCACCTCTCCTCTGTCACAGTGACAGTCCTTCCCAGCTTATCTGGACATCGTCTCGCAATGCAAGGAAATCGAATTTCTGCCTCGAGGACATCCAACACAGCAGAGGCCAGGAGCCCTACAGCTCCTCCAAGTACGCGGTTGACCTGCTCAGCGTGGCTGTGAACAGGAACTTCAACTCGCGG GGTCTGTATTCCAGTGTGGTGTGCCCGGGTACCATGGTGACCAATATGACGTGTGgaattctccctccctttgtgtGGACACTGCTGATGCCAATCATATGGCTG cttcGCTTTTTTGCAAATGCTTTCACTTTGACACCGTACAATGGAACAGAAGCCCTG GTATGGCTTTTCCACCAAAAGCCCGAGTCTCTCAATCCCCTGACCAAATACCTGAGCGCCACCACTGGCTTCGGAAGCAATTACGTAATGACCCAGAAG ATGGACCTAGATGAAGACACCGCTGAAAAATTTTACCAAAGCTTACTGGAACTGGAAAAGCACGTTAGGGCCAccattcaaaaaagaaatcatcagagCTGA
- the HSD17B7 gene encoding 3-keto-steroid reductase/17-beta-hydroxysteroid dehydrogenase 7 isoform X4, producing the protein MRKAVLVTGASSGVGLALCKRLLEEDHELHLCLACRNGSKAEAVRAALLASRPLAEVSIVQVDVSDLQSVFRASRELKQRFQRLDYVYLNAGIMPNPQLNIKALFSGLFSRKVIHMFSTAEGLLTQEDKITADGLQEVFETNVFGHFILIQELAPLLCHSDSPSQLIWTSSRNARKSNFCLEDIQHSRGQEPYSSSKYAVDLLSVAVNRNFNSRGLYSSVVCPGTMVTNMTCGILPPFVWTLLMPIIWLLRFFANAFTLTPYNGTEALILTIRCGGQVYTERRRCEEHLEDKTSRY; encoded by the exons ATGCGGAAAGCGGTGTTGGTCACCGGGGCGAGCAG CGGCGTTGGCCTCGCCCTCTGCAAGCGGCTGCTGGAGGAGGACCACGAGCTGCACCTGTGTCTGGCCTGCAGGAACGGGAGCAAAGCGGAAGCGGTCCGCGCGGCTCTGCTGGCCTCTCGCCCCCTCGCCGAGGTCAGCATCGTGCAGGTGGATGTCAGCGACCTGCAGTCGGTGTTCCGGGCTTCCCGGGAGCTCAAGCAAAG GTTTCAGAGATTAGACTATGTCTATCTGAATGCTGGGATCATGCCCAACCCACAGCTAAATATCAAAGCGCTTTTCTCTGGCCTCTTTTCAAG AAAAGTGATTCATATGTTCTCCACAGCTGAAGGATTGCTGACCCAGGAAGATAAGATCACTGCCGACGGGCTCCAGGAGGTGTTTGAGACCAACGTCTTTGGCCACTTCATCCTG ATTCAGGAACTGGCACCTCTCCTCTGTCACAGTGACAGTCCTTCCCAGCTTATCTGGACATCGTCTCGCAATGCAAGGAAATCGAATTTCTGCCTCGAGGACATCCAACACAGCAGAGGCCAGGAGCCCTACAGCTCCTCCAAGTACGCGGTTGACCTGCTCAGCGTGGCTGTGAACAGGAACTTCAACTCGCGG GGTCTGTATTCCAGTGTGGTGTGCCCGGGTACCATGGTGACCAATATGACGTGTGgaattctccctccctttgtgtGGACACTGCTGATGCCAATCATATGGCTG cttcGCTTTTTTGCAAATGCTTTCACTTTGACACCGTACAATGGAACAGAAGCCCTG ATACTGACAATCAGGTGTGGCGGTCAAGTATATACTGAGCGTCGGCGGTGCGAGGAACACTTAGAAGACAAAACCTCCAGGTACTAA